One Mycobacteroides abscessus ATCC 19977 genomic window carries:
- a CDS encoding esterase family protein, translating to MKLFSKMRGALARQSARRIAVAATAVAVLPGVAGIVGGTALTPVAGAFSRPGLPVEYLQVPSASMGREIKVQFQPGGAKAVYLLDGLRARDDFSGWDIETTAFEDYYQSGISMVMPVGGQSSFYTDWYNPAKGKDGVWTYKWETFTTQELPAYLAANKGISQTGNAVVGLSMGASAALTLSIYHPQLFVYAGALSGFLNPSDMKFQIGLAMGDAGGFSASDMWGPDSDPAWQRNDPFLNIQKIIDNGTRLWIYCGTGDSTDLDATRNGFENFTGGFLEGMAIGSNKKFVEAYTAAGGKNAHIEFPPGGIHNWTYWGQQLRAMKPDMVAYLQSH from the coding sequence ATGAAGCTCTTTTCGAAGATGCGTGGTGCCTTGGCGCGTCAGTCGGCGCGCCGGATTGCGGTAGCGGCCACGGCCGTCGCAGTCTTGCCCGGTGTGGCGGGCATCGTCGGCGGTACGGCGCTGACTCCGGTTGCGGGCGCCTTCTCACGTCCCGGGCTTCCGGTCGAGTACCTGCAGGTGCCGTCGGCGTCGATGGGCCGTGAGATCAAGGTTCAGTTCCAGCCCGGTGGCGCCAAGGCCGTCTACCTGCTGGACGGTCTGCGTGCGCGCGATGACTTCAGCGGTTGGGACATCGAGACCACGGCGTTCGAGGACTACTACCAGTCCGGTATCTCCATGGTCATGCCCGTCGGTGGTCAGTCCAGCTTCTACACGGACTGGTACAACCCGGCCAAGGGCAAGGACGGCGTGTGGACCTACAAGTGGGAAACCTTCACCACTCAGGAACTCCCGGCGTATCTTGCTGCGAACAAGGGTATTTCGCAGACCGGTAATGCGGTCGTCGGTCTGTCGATGGGTGCCTCGGCGGCGCTGACCCTGTCGATCTACCACCCGCAGCTGTTCGTCTACGCCGGTGCGCTCTCGGGCTTCCTGAACCCGTCGGACATGAAGTTCCAGATCGGCCTCGCCATGGGTGACGCCGGTGGCTTCAGCGCCTCCGACATGTGGGGCCCGGACAGCGATCCGGCCTGGCAGCGCAACGACCCGTTCCTGAACATCCAGAAGATCATCGACAACGGCACTCGCCTGTGGATCTACTGCGGTACCGGTGATTCCACCGATCTGGACGCCACGCGTAACGGCTTCGAGAACTTCACCGGTGGTTTCCTCGAGGGCATGGCCATCGGTTCGAACAAGAAGTTCGTCGAGGCGTACACCGCGGCCGGTGGCAAGAACGCACACATCGAGTTTCCTCCGGGCGGTATCCACAACTGGACCTACTGGGGTCAGCAGTTGCGGGCCATGAAGCCTGACATGGTCGCGTACCTGCAGAGCCACTAG
- a CDS encoding phosphatase PAP2 family protein produces the protein MTGPLPGEVTAPQGETAVLVAVQSALGGRPGVLSTARGLSHFGEHSIGWVAAGLIGAAINRRDKPRRRSWLAAGAGAFGAHAASVIIKRLVRRRRPSHEAVRVNVSTPSRLSFPSSHATSTAAAAVLFAPLTGLPLPALLIPPMALSRLVLGVHYPTDVAAGAALGALIGAAVRRADSRLALKEEQR, from the coding sequence ATGACAGGTCCGCTGCCGGGCGAGGTCACCGCGCCTCAGGGAGAAACCGCGGTTCTCGTCGCCGTGCAGTCGGCCCTCGGCGGGCGTCCCGGAGTCCTCAGCACCGCGCGTGGTCTCTCGCATTTCGGCGAGCACAGCATCGGCTGGGTCGCCGCCGGGCTGATCGGCGCGGCCATCAACAGGCGAGACAAGCCTCGCCGGCGCAGTTGGCTGGCGGCGGGTGCGGGTGCCTTCGGCGCGCATGCCGCGTCGGTCATCATCAAGCGGCTGGTGCGTCGCCGCCGTCCGAGCCATGAGGCGGTGAGGGTGAACGTGAGTACCCCGAGCCGGCTCAGTTTCCCCTCGTCGCATGCCACCTCGACCGCGGCCGCGGCGGTGCTTTTCGCACCGCTGACCGGGTTGCCATTACCCGCCCTGCTGATTCCGCCGATGGCGTTGTCGCGGCTGGTTCTCGGCGTGCACTACCCCACAGATGTGGCCGCGGGCGCCGCGCTCGGTGCACTGATCGGCGCGGCCGTTCGCCGGGCGGACTCTCGTCTGGCGCTCAAGGAGGAACAGCGATGA
- a CDS encoding esterase family protein, which produces MSVRVKARRVLSALLAAFVMPVSMAAAMTINPATAHAFSREGLPVEYLDVYSNSMGRNIRVEFQGGGPKAVYLLDGLRAQDDFNGWDINTAAFEWFYQSGISVVMPVGGQSSFYTDWYSPSALNKQPYTYKWETFLTQELPAYLATNKQISATGNGVVGLSMSGGAALILAAFHPAQFRFAGSLSGFLNPSTIFMTNAIRVAMLDAGSYSVDNMWGPPWDPAWRRNDPTVQAQALVAAGTRLYIYCAPGGSTPIDDNTDAGVALSASSLESLAVAGNKAFQQAYTAAGGRNANFVFPASGNHSWPYWGQQLQALKGDLIATLNG; this is translated from the coding sequence ATGAGCGTGCGCGTGAAAGCCCGCCGCGTGCTGTCGGCCCTGTTAGCGGCGTTTGTGATGCCCGTGTCGATGGCTGCGGCCATGACGATCAACCCCGCCACCGCGCATGCCTTCTCGCGCGAGGGGCTCCCGGTCGAGTACCTGGATGTCTATTCCAATTCGATGGGTCGCAACATTCGCGTCGAATTCCAGGGCGGCGGGCCCAAGGCCGTCTATTTGCTGGACGGGCTGCGTGCCCAGGACGACTTCAACGGCTGGGATATCAACACCGCGGCGTTCGAATGGTTCTACCAATCGGGAATTTCGGTCGTCATGCCCGTGGGTGGACAGTCGAGCTTCTACACCGACTGGTATTCGCCGTCGGCGCTCAACAAGCAGCCCTACACGTACAAGTGGGAAACATTCCTCACGCAGGAACTGCCCGCCTACCTCGCCACCAATAAGCAGATATCGGCCACCGGTAACGGCGTCGTCGGGCTGTCGATGAGTGGCGGTGCCGCGCTGATCCTGGCCGCGTTCCACCCGGCGCAGTTCCGGTTCGCCGGTTCGCTTTCCGGCTTCCTCAACCCGTCGACCATCTTCATGACCAACGCGATCCGGGTCGCCATGCTCGATGCGGGCAGCTACAGCGTGGACAACATGTGGGGGCCGCCGTGGGATCCGGCATGGCGCCGCAACGACCCCACCGTGCAGGCGCAGGCGCTGGTCGCGGCCGGCACTCGCCTCTATATCTATTGCGCGCCAGGTGGTTCGACGCCGATCGATGACAACACCGATGCCGGTGTGGCCCTGAGCGCCAGCAGTCTGGAGTCGCTGGCGGTGGCCGGTAACAAGGCATTCCAGCAGGCGTACACCGCCGCGGGCGGAAGGAACGCCAACTTTGTCTTCCCCGCGTCCGGGAACCACTCCTGGCCGTATTGGGGACAGCAACTGCAGGCCCTCAAGGGTGATCTGATTGCCACGCTTAACGGCTAA
- a CDS encoding glycosyltransferase, with protein sequence MSDIPFGPIDSTESHAVSLLSRVILPRPGEPLDVRKLYIVESDTNDRRAHPPTRTSLEIGSESEVSFATYFNAFPASYWRRWSTLENVVLHIELTGSGRIDVYRTKATGARITVGGTQFSGDNAVIEFEIGLDAFEDGGWIWFDITTDSDVTLHNAGWYSPTAAPGRASIAVGIPTFNRPNDCVNALKALTSDPLVDKVITAVIVPDQGTKKVKDHPEWAAASGPLEGRLRVHDQPNLGGSGGYSRVMYEALKNTDCEQILYMDDDIRIEPDSILRALALNRFAKSPMLVGGQMLNLQEPSHLHVMGEVVNRDNFMWTNAPFAEYDHDFAKFVLDDIEQDRSKLLHRRIDVDFNGWWMCMIPRAVAEELGQPLPLFIKWDDAEYGLRANEHGYGTASMPGTAIWHMAWSDKDDAIDWQAYFHLRNRLVVAALHWDNNIRGLLGSMIKATIKHLMCLEYSTVAIQNRAIDDFLAGPEHIASILESAMPEVRALRQEFPDAVVLPTATSLPVPSGRRKVHRPPVSLPAIGFRLSRGVIHQLTKENPAHHVRPQLNVATQDARWFLLCGMDGVTVTTADGRGVVYRQRDRARMFELLRGSLRRNLQLMRSFNKMRKTYRKALPTLTSKEQWENILGIGKDNPAPQSMNPGVSA encoded by the coding sequence ATGAGTGATATTCCATTCGGCCCCATCGATTCGACCGAATCACACGCGGTGAGCCTGCTGTCCCGGGTGATCCTGCCCAGGCCCGGTGAACCTCTCGACGTGCGCAAGCTCTACATCGTCGAGTCCGACACCAATGACCGGCGTGCGCACCCGCCCACCCGTACCTCGTTGGAGATCGGCTCGGAATCCGAGGTTTCCTTCGCCACCTACTTCAACGCGTTCCCGGCGAGCTATTGGCGACGCTGGTCCACGCTGGAGAACGTGGTGCTGCACATCGAGCTGACCGGCTCCGGCCGTATCGACGTGTACCGCACCAAGGCCACCGGGGCGCGAATCACCGTGGGCGGCACCCAGTTCAGTGGCGACAATGCGGTTATCGAATTCGAGATCGGTCTGGATGCCTTCGAAGACGGCGGCTGGATCTGGTTCGACATCACCACGGACAGCGACGTCACGCTGCACAACGCGGGCTGGTACTCGCCGACCGCCGCGCCCGGCCGGGCCAGCATTGCCGTCGGAATACCCACCTTCAACCGGCCGAATGACTGCGTGAACGCGCTGAAGGCCCTTACCTCGGATCCTTTGGTGGACAAGGTGATCACCGCTGTCATCGTTCCGGATCAGGGCACCAAGAAGGTCAAGGACCACCCGGAATGGGCGGCCGCCTCCGGTCCGCTGGAGGGCCGGCTGCGGGTGCATGACCAGCCCAACCTCGGTGGTTCGGGCGGCTACAGCCGGGTCATGTACGAGGCGCTCAAGAACACCGACTGCGAGCAGATCCTCTATATGGATGACGATATCCGCATCGAGCCGGATTCGATCCTGCGGGCCTTGGCGCTCAATCGATTTGCCAAGTCCCCGATGCTTGTCGGCGGTCAGATGCTCAATCTGCAGGAGCCCTCGCACCTGCACGTGATGGGCGAGGTCGTCAATCGTGACAACTTCATGTGGACCAACGCGCCGTTCGCCGAATACGACCACGACTTCGCCAAGTTCGTGCTCGACGACATCGAACAAGACCGCAGCAAGCTGTTGCACCGCCGCATCGACGTCGACTTCAACGGCTGGTGGATGTGCATGATCCCCCGCGCTGTCGCCGAGGAGCTGGGCCAACCGTTGCCGCTGTTCATCAAGTGGGATGACGCCGAGTACGGGCTTCGCGCCAACGAGCACGGCTACGGCACGGCGTCGATGCCGGGTACCGCGATCTGGCACATGGCGTGGAGCGACAAGGACGACGCCATCGACTGGCAGGCCTACTTCCACTTGCGTAACCGATTGGTGGTTGCTGCCCTGCATTGGGACAACAACATTCGCGGTTTGTTGGGCAGCATGATCAAGGCCACCATCAAACACCTGATGTGCCTGGAGTACTCGACGGTCGCCATCCAGAACCGGGCCATCGACGACTTCCTGGCCGGGCCGGAGCACATCGCCTCCATCTTGGAGTCGGCGATGCCCGAGGTACGGGCGCTGCGCCAGGAATTCCCGGATGCCGTGGTGCTGCCGACCGCTACCTCGCTGCCGGTGCCGTCGGGACGCCGTAAGGTACACAGGCCGCCAGTATCGTTGCCTGCCATCGGATTCCGCCTGTCGCGGGGCGTTATCCACCAGCTGACCAAGGAAAACCCCGCGCATCATGTGCGTCCGCAACTGAACGTCGCGACCCAGGACGCCCGCTGGTTCCTGCTGTGCGGGATGGACGGCGTCACGGTCACCACCGCCGACGGGCGGGGTGTGGTGTACCGCCAGCGCGACCGCGCCAGGATGTTCGAACTGCTGCGCGGGTCGCTGCGCCGCAACCTGCAGCTGATGCGTAGTTTCAACAAGATGCGCAAGACCTACCGCAAGGCGTTGCCGACACTGACCAGTAAAGAACAGTGGGAGAACATCCTTGGGATCGGCAAGGACAACCCGGCGCCTCAATCCATGAACCCCGGGGTGAGTGCATGA
- the zomB gene encoding flagellar motor control protein ZomB, whose translation MGPSNGLTRFTVWVSVLTVTVLFGWGAWQRRWIADDGLIVLRTVRNLLAGNGPVFNKGERVEANTSTLWTYLTYLGGWAGGGMRLEYVALTLSLVLSLVGVALAILGTARLYAPLLAGRAAVMVPAGMLVYIAIPPARDFATSGLENGLVLAYLGGLWLMMVKWAQAVRTPVTLDRRGGPHQPVDPRIVHAQRDQRDVLSRRFTVGLAFLAGLSVLIRPELALIGGGFLVMMLVAARGFMSRIWIVVAGGALPVLYQIFRMGYYGLLVPSTAIAKDASGSKWGQGFVYLQNMNSPYLIWIPAVLLIALGVAAYQARRGQWWVRQVAAPGYGWLARLVQNPTAVVVFMLVSGFVQGVYWIRQGGDFMHARVLLTPVFCMLLPISVVPLAAPDSAAFTPKKARLLTAATIGLFAGIAGWSVWVANSPGMAGDGTKVTYSGIVDERRFYAQATGVAHPLTAADYLNYPRMRAVLVAIDNTPDGALLLPSGNYDQWDVAPAIPPPPPIPHGYRGPHAVLFTNLGMLGMNLGLDVRIVDQIGLANPLAAHTARITDGRIGHDKNLFPDWMIADGPWLKRYPYIPRYIDQDWVAEAVEALKCPQTDAMLSAVRKPLSPRLFVSNMLHSYEFTTYRIDRVPRFELARCGLPMPKLDTPSYTGLPATGP comes from the coding sequence GTGGGCCCCAGTAATGGGCTGACTCGCTTCACGGTGTGGGTCAGCGTCCTCACCGTGACCGTGCTGTTCGGGTGGGGCGCCTGGCAGCGGCGCTGGATCGCCGATGACGGGCTCATCGTGCTGCGCACCGTGCGAAATCTGCTGGCGGGCAACGGGCCCGTCTTCAACAAGGGAGAGCGCGTAGAGGCCAATACCTCCACGCTGTGGACATACCTGACCTATCTGGGCGGTTGGGCCGGGGGCGGCATGCGCCTGGAATACGTGGCGCTGACCTTGTCACTGGTCCTGAGCCTGGTGGGTGTGGCCTTGGCCATCCTGGGCACCGCCCGGCTGTACGCTCCTCTTCTTGCCGGGCGTGCGGCCGTGATGGTTCCAGCGGGGATGCTGGTGTACATCGCGATCCCGCCGGCGCGTGACTTCGCCACCTCCGGCCTCGAAAACGGTTTGGTGCTGGCGTATTTGGGTGGGCTGTGGCTCATGATGGTGAAGTGGGCGCAGGCCGTGCGCACGCCGGTGACCCTTGATCGGCGCGGTGGCCCACACCAGCCGGTGGATCCGCGGATCGTTCACGCCCAGAGAGATCAGCGGGACGTTCTCAGCAGGCGATTCACGGTGGGGCTGGCCTTCCTCGCCGGCCTGAGCGTGCTGATTCGCCCGGAGCTGGCGCTCATCGGCGGCGGCTTCCTGGTGATGATGCTGGTTGCCGCCCGCGGATTCATGAGCCGGATATGGATCGTGGTCGCCGGTGGCGCACTGCCCGTGCTCTACCAGATTTTCCGGATGGGCTACTACGGCCTCTTGGTGCCCAGCACAGCGATCGCCAAGGATGCCTCGGGTTCCAAGTGGGGGCAGGGGTTCGTCTACCTGCAGAACATGAACTCCCCGTACCTGATCTGGATTCCGGCGGTATTGCTCATCGCGCTGGGTGTGGCCGCCTACCAGGCCCGCCGCGGGCAGTGGTGGGTGCGGCAGGTGGCGGCTCCCGGTTACGGCTGGTTGGCTCGCCTCGTGCAAAACCCTACGGCCGTCGTCGTTTTCATGCTCGTGAGCGGATTTGTTCAGGGTGTGTACTGGATCCGCCAGGGTGGGGACTTCATGCACGCCCGGGTGTTGTTGACCCCCGTGTTCTGCATGTTGCTTCCGATCTCGGTGGTTCCGCTGGCAGCTCCCGATAGCGCGGCCTTCACCCCCAAGAAGGCGCGTCTGCTCACAGCGGCCACCATCGGGTTGTTCGCCGGTATCGCGGGCTGGTCCGTCTGGGTGGCCAACTCGCCGGGCATGGCAGGTGACGGCACCAAGGTCACCTATAGCGGCATCGTCGATGAGCGCCGTTTCTACGCGCAGGCCACAGGTGTCGCCCACCCGCTGACCGCAGCGGACTATCTCAACTACCCCCGCATGCGGGCGGTGCTGGTGGCGATCGACAACACCCCCGACGGCGCGCTGTTACTTCCATCGGGGAACTACGACCAATGGGATGTGGCACCGGCGATCCCGCCACCGCCGCCGATCCCGCACGGGTACCGCGGACCACATGCGGTGCTGTTCACCAACCTGGGCATGCTCGGCATGAACCTGGGCCTGGACGTACGGATCGTGGATCAGATCGGTTTGGCTAACCCGCTGGCCGCGCATACCGCGCGTATCACCGATGGGCGCATCGGCCACGACAAAAACCTGTTCCCGGACTGGATGATCGCCGACGGGCCGTGGCTCAAGCGTTATCCCTATATCCCCAGGTACATCGATCAAGACTGGGTGGCCGAGGCCGTCGAGGCGCTGAAATGTCCGCAGACCGACGCCATGCTCAGTGCGGTGCGCAAACCGTTGTCGCCGCGGTTGTTCGTGTCCAACATGCTGCACTCCTATGAGTTCACGACCTATCGGATCGATCGTGTGCCGCGCTTTGAACTGGCGCGATGCGGTCTGCCGATGCCGAAGCTGGACACTCCTTCGTACACCGGGCTGCCGGCAACCGGTCCGTAG
- the glf gene encoding UDP-galactopyranose mutase, with translation MTADEPLARRADSGENQQFDLIVVGSGFFGLTIAERAATQLDKRVLVVERRHHIGGNAYSEPEPQTGIEVHKYGAHLFHTSNKRVWDYVRQFTEFTGYQHRVFAMHQGQSYQFPLGLGLVSQFFGRYFTPDEARALIAEQAAEITTADAANLEEKAISLIGRPLYEAFVKHYTAKQWQTDPVDLPAAVINRLPVRYTFDNRYFNDTYEGLPVDGYTAWLQNMAADDRIEVRLDTDWFQVRADLRAANPAAPVVYTGPLDRYFDYAEGRLGWRTLDFEVEVLDTGDFQGTPVMNYNDADVPYTRIHEFRHFHPERAYPTDKTVIMREFSRFAEGTDEPYYPINTESDRAILAAYRTRAKQETASAKVLFGGRLGTYQYLDMHMAIASALSMYDNVLAPHLADGAPLSGGDDNE, from the coding sequence GTGACCGCCGATGAGCCGCTTGCGCGAAGAGCAGACAGCGGAGAAAACCAGCAGTTCGATCTGATCGTCGTCGGATCCGGGTTTTTCGGCCTCACTATCGCTGAGCGTGCCGCAACCCAACTCGATAAGCGGGTGCTCGTCGTCGAGCGCCGCCACCACATCGGGGGTAACGCCTACTCCGAGCCGGAGCCGCAGACGGGTATAGAGGTACACAAGTACGGCGCCCATCTGTTCCACACCTCTAATAAGAGGGTCTGGGATTACGTACGCCAGTTCACCGAGTTCACCGGGTACCAGCACCGCGTCTTCGCCATGCACCAGGGGCAGTCCTACCAGTTCCCGCTGGGTCTGGGGCTGGTGTCGCAGTTCTTCGGCCGCTACTTCACCCCCGACGAGGCGCGTGCCCTCATCGCCGAGCAGGCCGCCGAGATCACTACCGCCGATGCCGCCAACCTGGAGGAAAAGGCGATCTCACTGATCGGGCGCCCGCTGTACGAGGCGTTCGTCAAGCACTACACCGCCAAGCAGTGGCAGACCGATCCTGTGGACTTACCGGCCGCGGTCATCAATCGCCTGCCCGTGCGCTACACCTTTGACAACCGGTACTTCAACGACACCTACGAGGGCCTGCCCGTCGACGGATACACAGCGTGGCTGCAGAACATGGCTGCCGACGATCGGATCGAGGTGCGCCTGGACACCGATTGGTTCCAGGTGCGCGCGGACCTGCGCGCCGCGAACCCGGCGGCGCCGGTCGTGTACACCGGACCGCTGGATCGCTACTTCGACTATGCCGAAGGTCGATTAGGCTGGCGCACACTGGATTTCGAGGTTGAAGTGCTTGACACCGGCGATTTCCAGGGCACCCCGGTGATGAACTACAACGACGCCGACGTGCCCTACACCCGGATCCACGAGTTCCGCCATTTCCATCCGGAACGGGCCTACCCGACCGACAAGACCGTGATCATGCGGGAGTTCTCGCGGTTCGCCGAGGGCACCGACGAGCCGTATTACCCGATCAACACCGAATCCGATCGGGCCATCCTGGCGGCCTACCGCACCCGCGCGAAGCAGGAGACAGCCTCGGCGAAGGTGCTGTTCGGCGGCCGGCTGGGTACCTATCAGTATCTCGACATGCACATGGCGATCGCCAGTGCGCTGAGCATGTACGACAACGTGCTGGCGCCGCATCTGGCCGACGGTGCGCCCTTGTCCGGAGGTGACGACAATGAGTGA
- a CDS encoding decaprenyl-phosphate phosphoribosyltransferase, which yields MSEEAAPTVGPPKNLVSGIVKAVRPRQWVKNILVFAAPLAALGDIPPHDYRTVFTKVAIAFVVFSMAASSIYLINDARDVEADRQHPTKRFRPIAAGVLPVPAAYGLSVVLAAGSLAIASQVNANLVVVIAIYIAIQLGYCFGLKHQPVIDICIVSSAYLIRAIAGGVAAGVYLSQWFLLIMAFGSLMMTAGKRYAELQIVEKTGAKIRKSLEGYTASYLRFVWTLAATAVVVCYGLWAFERDHRAGSWFVASMIPFTIAVLRYAVDVDGGEAGEPEEIALGDRVLQFLFVAWIGSLGAAFYFS from the coding sequence ATGAGTGAGGAAGCAGCTCCGACCGTGGGGCCGCCCAAGAACCTTGTCTCGGGGATCGTCAAGGCGGTCCGCCCTCGGCAGTGGGTGAAGAACATCCTGGTCTTCGCGGCGCCGTTGGCGGCCCTCGGCGACATTCCGCCGCACGACTACCGCACGGTTTTCACCAAGGTCGCGATTGCATTCGTAGTGTTCAGCATGGCGGCGTCGTCGATCTACCTGATCAACGACGCCCGCGATGTCGAAGCCGACCGCCAGCACCCCACCAAGCGCTTCCGGCCGATTGCCGCGGGGGTGCTGCCCGTACCGGCCGCCTATGGGCTTTCGGTGGTGCTGGCCGCCGGATCCCTGGCCATCGCGTCACAGGTCAATGCGAACCTCGTGGTGGTCATCGCGATCTACATCGCAATCCAGCTGGGTTACTGCTTCGGCCTGAAACACCAACCAGTCATCGACATCTGCATTGTGTCGTCGGCCTACCTGATCCGTGCCATCGCCGGAGGTGTGGCCGCCGGTGTGTATCTGTCGCAGTGGTTCTTGCTGATCATGGCCTTTGGATCGCTCATGATGACCGCGGGTAAGCGCTACGCCGAGCTGCAGATCGTGGAGAAGACCGGCGCGAAGATCCGCAAGTCGCTCGAGGGATACACCGCGAGCTACCTGAGATTCGTCTGGACCTTGGCCGCCACAGCCGTTGTGGTCTGTTACGGGCTGTGGGCCTTCGAACGCGACCACCGGGCCGGCTCCTGGTTTGTGGCTTCGATGATTCCGTTCACCATCGCGGTGCTGCGTTACGCGGTGGACGTCGACGGGGGCGAGGCGGGGGAGCCCGAGGAGATCGCTCTGGGGGACAGGGTGCTTCAGTTCCTGTTCGTCGCATGGATCGGATCGCTCGGTGCGGCCTTCTACTTCTCCTGA
- a CDS encoding N-acetylmuramoyl-L-alanine amidase produces the protein MRVSKMPVRRQLALAVAATATVMTVSVVDHIKSGQAEETAITSQSLQNAATHDVLTSEVGLPGPSTPATVHDIQQADSFSLIAVRGEDLSSLDVSVRAQQTDGSWGQWYELDPVESGDPAAEHKGIPAATEPVFVGSTHSAQVAVQPKYGANVKSPKTDNRRTPADAGLGYRPASIEQPLTTGLDAILISPKLAPPDAARFEERWSAPVALPQAGPRIITRAQWGANESDRCPPVYNRDVRAGVVHHTAGSNNYSPYDSAAIIRAIYAYHTKTLKWCDIAYNVLVDKYGQIFEGRFGGITNNVQGAHTGGFNEHSWGIALIGDFTRDEPSPAMLQAAGRILGWRLRLAGVDPRGQVDLASEGGPFTTVPGGKVVTLPTIFTHRDVGNTECPGEAAYRLIPRLRDIAAGAANGEPPDLVDSLRGGAIYDTWTRLGSAESDLGAPTSVEQQAVGEARFATFRNGAMYFSPGTGAHPVVGAIYHAWAETDFERGPLGLPVTDEIGEPNIIVQNFQNGSLIYDRASGRVSSVINGETREILGVAPVAQNALPEQFSAPAAPAAPPPPAPAPPPPPPPVEQFAPAN, from the coding sequence ATGCGAGTCAGCAAGATGCCGGTGAGACGGCAGCTTGCGCTGGCCGTTGCCGCCACCGCGACGGTGATGACCGTCAGCGTGGTCGATCACATCAAATCCGGACAGGCCGAAGAGACCGCGATCACCTCGCAGTCCTTGCAGAACGCCGCCACGCACGATGTCTTGACCTCCGAGGTCGGGCTCCCCGGCCCGAGCACTCCGGCCACCGTCCATGACATCCAGCAGGCCGACTCCTTCAGCCTGATCGCCGTGCGCGGCGAAGACCTTTCCTCCCTGGACGTATCCGTGCGTGCCCAGCAGACCGACGGCAGCTGGGGGCAGTGGTACGAGCTCGATCCCGTCGAGTCGGGCGATCCGGCCGCCGAGCACAAGGGGATTCCCGCAGCGACGGAACCGGTCTTCGTCGGATCCACCCACTCCGCGCAGGTCGCAGTGCAGCCGAAATATGGCGCGAACGTGAAGTCCCCCAAGACCGACAATCGCCGCACCCCGGCCGATGCCGGTTTGGGCTACCGGCCCGCGAGCATCGAACAGCCGCTGACCACCGGGCTCGATGCCATCCTGATCAGCCCCAAACTGGCGCCGCCCGACGCCGCCCGGTTCGAAGAACGCTGGTCGGCACCGGTGGCGCTGCCGCAGGCGGGACCACGGATCATCACCCGCGCGCAATGGGGTGCCAACGAATCAGACCGCTGCCCACCGGTTTACAACAGAGATGTGCGCGCGGGCGTGGTCCACCACACCGCCGGAAGCAACAACTATTCGCCGTACGATTCCGCGGCGATCATCCGGGCGATCTACGCGTATCACACCAAAACGCTCAAGTGGTGCGACATCGCCTACAACGTCCTGGTCGACAAGTACGGACAGATCTTCGAGGGCCGTTTCGGCGGCATCACCAACAACGTGCAAGGGGCGCACACCGGCGGATTCAACGAGCACAGCTGGGGCATCGCACTGATCGGCGACTTCACCCGCGATGAGCCGTCACCGGCGATGCTGCAGGCTGCCGGACGTATCTTGGGTTGGCGTTTACGGCTGGCCGGAGTCGACCCTCGCGGCCAGGTGGACCTGGCCTCGGAAGGCGGGCCCTTCACCACCGTGCCCGGAGGAAAAGTCGTCACGCTGCCGACGATCTTCACCCACCGCGACGTCGGTAATACCGAGTGCCCTGGAGAGGCGGCCTACCGTCTGATTCCGCGCCTACGTGACATCGCCGCCGGCGCGGCCAACGGTGAACCACCCGACCTGGTGGATTCCCTTCGCGGCGGCGCCATCTACGACACCTGGACGCGGCTGGGCAGCGCCGAAAGCGACCTCGGGGCGCCCACCTCCGTCGAGCAACAGGCCGTCGGCGAGGCCCGCTTCGCCACCTTCCGCAATGGCGCGATGTACTTCTCGCCCGGCACCGGCGCCCACCCCGTCGTCGGCGCCATCTATCACGCCTGGGCCGAGACAGATTTCGAGCGTGGACCGTTGGGGCTCCCGGTGACCGATGAAATCGGCGAGCCCAACATCATCGTGCAGAACTTCCAGAACGGGTCCCTGATCTACGACCGGGCCAGCGGCCGGGTATCGAGCGTGATCAACGGCGAGACCCGCGAGATACTCGGGGTGGCCCCGGTGGCGCAAAACGCCTTACCCGAACAGTTCTCGGCCCCGGCGGCGCCCGCGGCACCTCCCCCGCCCGCACCGGCTCCGCCTCCCCCGCCGCCGCCCGTCGAGCAGTTCGCACCCGCCAACTAG